In Canis aureus isolate CA01 chromosome 6, VMU_Caureus_v.1.0, whole genome shotgun sequence, one genomic interval encodes:
- the RAB25 gene encoding ras-related protein Rab-25 isoform X2, whose product MGNRTEEDYNFVFKVVLIGESGVGKTNLLSRFTRNEFSHDSRTTIGVEFSTRTVMLGTAAIKAQIWDTAGLERYRAITSARPLHPNPRYYRGAVGALLVFDLTKHQTYAVVERWLKELYDHAEATIVVMLVGNKSDLHQAREVPTEEARMFAENNGLLFLETSALDSTNVELAFETVLKEIFTKVSKQRQNSTRTNAIALGSAQAGQEPGAGQKRACCISL is encoded by the exons ATGGGGAACAGAACCGAGGAAGATTATAACTTTGTCTTCAAGG TGGTGCTGATCGGCGAGTCAGGCGTGGGGAAGACCAACCTGCTGTCCCGGTTCACACGCAACGAGTTCAGCCACGACAGCCGTACCACCATTGGGGTCGAGTTCTCTACCCGCACGGTCATGCTGGGCACGGCCGCCATTAAGGCTCAGATCTGGGACACAGCTGGCCTGGAGCGGTACCGAGCCATCACCTCCGC TCGCCCGCTCCACCCCAACCCCAGGTACTACCGTGGTGCGGTGGGTGCCCTGCTGGTTTTTGACCTAACGAAGCACCAGACCTACGCCGTGGTGGAACGCTGGCTGAAGGAGCTATACGACCATGCTGAGGCCACTATCGTTGTCATGCTCGTGGGCAACAAGAGTGACCTCCACCAGGCCCGGGAGGTGCCCACTGAAGAGGCCCGGATGTTTGCAG AAAACAATGGGCTGCTATTCCTGGAGACCTCGGCCCTGGATTCCACCAATGTAGAGCTGGCCTTCGAGACAGTCCTCAAAG AGATCTTCACCAAAGTGTCGAAGCAGAGGCAGAACAGCACCCGGACCAATGCCATTGCTCTGGGCAGTGCCCAGGCTGGGCAGGAACCAGGCGCTGGTCAGAAGAGGGCCTGTTGCATCAGCCTCTGA
- the MEX3A gene encoding RNA-binding protein MEX3A has protein sequence MPSLVVSGIMERNGGFGELGCFGGSAKDRGLLEDERALQLALDQLCLLGLGEPPAPTAGEDGGGGGGGAPAQPAAPPQPAPPPPPAAPPAAPPAAPAAQTPQPPTAPKGASDAKLCALYKEAELRLKGSSNTTECVPVPTSEHVAEIVGRQGCKIKALRAKTNTYIKTPVRGEEPVFMVTGRREDVATARREIISAAEHFSMIRASRNKSGAAFGVAPALPGQVTIRVRVPYRVVGLVVGPKGATIKRIQQQTNTYIITPSRDRDPVFEITGAPGNVERAREEIETHIAVRTGKILEYNNENDFLAGSPEAGLDSRYSEAWRVHPPGCKPLSTFRQNSLGCIGECAVDSGFEAPRLGEQGSDFGYSGYLFPGYGVGKQDVYYSVAETSPPLWAGQENATPTSVLFSSASSSSSSSAKARAAPPGAHRSPAASAGPELAALPRRPPGEPLQGFSKLGGGLRSPGGGRDCMVCFESEVTAALVPCGHNLFCMECAVRICERTDPECPVCHITATQAIRIFS, from the exons ATGCCTAGTCTAGTGGTATCTggaataatggaaagaaatggGGGCTTTGGAGAACTAGGATGTTTCGGGGGAAGCGCTAAGGACCGAGGGCTGCTGGAAGACGAGCGCGCCCTTCAGCTGGCTCTCGATCAACTCTGCCTCCTGGGTTTgggggagccccccgcccccacggcGGGCGAGGacgggggaggtggggggggcggcGCCCCCGCGCAGCCAGCCGCCCCCCCGCaaccggccccgccgccgccgcccgcggcgcccccggccgccccgccggcGGCCCCCGCGGCGCAGACGCCCcagccccccaccgcccccaaaGGGGCCAGCGACGCCAAGCTCTGCGCTCTCTACAAAGAGGCCGAGCTGCGCCTGAAGGGCAGCAGCAACACCACCGAGTGTGTCCCCGTGCCCACCTCCGAGCACGTGGCCGAGATCGTGGGCAGGCAAG gcTGCAAGATTAAGGCTCTGCGGGCCAAGACCAACACGTACATCAAGACCCCGGTGCGAGGCGAGGAGCCCGTGTTCATGGTGACTGGGAGGCGGGAGGACGTGGCCACAGCCCGACGGGAAATCATCTCGGCAGCAGAGCACTTCTCCATGATCCGCGCCTCCCGCAACAAGTCAGGCGCTGCCTTCGGCGTGGCGCCTGCCCTGCCTGGCCAGGTGACCATTCGCGTTCGGGTGCCCTACCGCGTGGTGGGGCTGGTGGTGGGCCCCAAGGGCGCGACCATCAAGCGCATCCAGCAGCAGACCAACACGTACATCATCACGCCAAGCCGCGACCGCGACCCGGTGTTTGAGATCACGGGGGCCCCGGGGAACGTGGAGCGCGCGCGCGAGGAGATCGAGACGCACATTGCAGTGCGCACGGGCAAGATCCTCGAGTACAACAACGAGAACGACTTCCTGGCGGGGAGCCCCGAAGCCGGCCTGGACAGCCGCTACTCCGAGGCCTGGCGCGTGCACCCGCCAGGCTGCAAGCCGCTCTCCACCTTCCGCCAGAACAGTCTGGGATGCATCGGCGAGTGCGCCGTGGACTCGGGCTTCGAGGCCCCGCGTCTGGGAGAGCAGGGCAGCGACTTCGGCTACAGCGGCTACCTGTTCCCGGGCTACGGCGTGGGCAAGCAAGACGTGTACTACAGCGTGGCGGAGACCAGCCCCCCGCTCTGGGCGGGCCAGGAGAACGCCACGCCCACCTCGGTgctcttctcctctgcctcctcgTCTTCGTCGTCCTCCGCCAAggcccgcgccgcgccgccgggGGCGCACCGCTCTCCCGCCGCCTCTGCAGGGCCGGAACTGGCCGCCCTGCCCAGACGCCCGCCCGGAGAGCCGCTACAGGGCTTCTCCAAACTGGGGGGCGGCCTGCGGAGCCCTGGCGGCGGGCGGGACTGCATGGTGTGCTTCGAGAGCGAGGTGACTGCGGCGCTGGTGCCCTGCGGACACAACCTGTTCTGCATGGAGTGTGCAGTACGCATCTGCGAGAGGACGGACCCGGAGTGTCCCGTCTGCCACATCACAGCCACGCAAGCCATCAGAATATTCTCCTAA
- the RAB25 gene encoding ras-related protein Rab-25 isoform X3 — MGNRTEEDYNFVFKVVLIGESGVGKTNLLSRFTRNEFSHDSRTTIGVEFSTRTVMLGTAAIKAQIWDTAGLERYRAITSAYYRGAVGALLVFDLTKHQTYAVVERWLKELYDHAEATIVVMLVGNKSDLHQAREVPTEEARMFAENNGLLFLETSALDSTNVELAFETVLKEIFTKVSKQRQNSTRTNAIALGSAQAGQEPGAGQKRACCISL; from the exons ATGGGGAACAGAACCGAGGAAGATTATAACTTTGTCTTCAAGG TGGTGCTGATCGGCGAGTCAGGCGTGGGGAAGACCAACCTGCTGTCCCGGTTCACACGCAACGAGTTCAGCCACGACAGCCGTACCACCATTGGGGTCGAGTTCTCTACCCGCACGGTCATGCTGGGCACGGCCGCCATTAAGGCTCAGATCTGGGACACAGCTGGCCTGGAGCGGTACCGAGCCATCACCTCCGC GTACTACCGTGGTGCGGTGGGTGCCCTGCTGGTTTTTGACCTAACGAAGCACCAGACCTACGCCGTGGTGGAACGCTGGCTGAAGGAGCTATACGACCATGCTGAGGCCACTATCGTTGTCATGCTCGTGGGCAACAAGAGTGACCTCCACCAGGCCCGGGAGGTGCCCACTGAAGAGGCCCGGATGTTTGCAG AAAACAATGGGCTGCTATTCCTGGAGACCTCGGCCCTGGATTCCACCAATGTAGAGCTGGCCTTCGAGACAGTCCTCAAAG AGATCTTCACCAAAGTGTCGAAGCAGAGGCAGAACAGCACCCGGACCAATGCCATTGCTCTGGGCAGTGCCCAGGCTGGGCAGGAACCAGGCGCTGGTCAGAAGAGGGCCTGTTGCATCAGCCTCTGA
- the RAB25 gene encoding ras-related protein Rab-25 isoform X1: MGNRTEEDYNFVFKVVLIGESGVGKTNLLSRFTRNEFSHDSRTTIGVEFSTRTVMLGTAAIKAQIWDTAGLERYRAITSAALLSPCLSRPLHPNPRYYRGAVGALLVFDLTKHQTYAVVERWLKELYDHAEATIVVMLVGNKSDLHQAREVPTEEARMFAENNGLLFLETSALDSTNVELAFETVLKEIFTKVSKQRQNSTRTNAIALGSAQAGQEPGAGQKRACCISL; this comes from the exons ATGGGGAACAGAACCGAGGAAGATTATAACTTTGTCTTCAAGG TGGTGCTGATCGGCGAGTCAGGCGTGGGGAAGACCAACCTGCTGTCCCGGTTCACACGCAACGAGTTCAGCCACGACAGCCGTACCACCATTGGGGTCGAGTTCTCTACCCGCACGGTCATGCTGGGCACGGCCGCCATTAAGGCTCAGATCTGGGACACAGCTGGCCTGGAGCGGTACCGAGCCATCACCTCCGC GGCTCTTCTCTCACCTTGCCTCAGTCGCCCGCTCCACCCCAACCCCAGGTACTACCGTGGTGCGGTGGGTGCCCTGCTGGTTTTTGACCTAACGAAGCACCAGACCTACGCCGTGGTGGAACGCTGGCTGAAGGAGCTATACGACCATGCTGAGGCCACTATCGTTGTCATGCTCGTGGGCAACAAGAGTGACCTCCACCAGGCCCGGGAGGTGCCCACTGAAGAGGCCCGGATGTTTGCAG AAAACAATGGGCTGCTATTCCTGGAGACCTCGGCCCTGGATTCCACCAATGTAGAGCTGGCCTTCGAGACAGTCCTCAAAG AGATCTTCACCAAAGTGTCGAAGCAGAGGCAGAACAGCACCCGGACCAATGCCATTGCTCTGGGCAGTGCCCAGGCTGGGCAGGAACCAGGCGCTGGTCAGAAGAGGGCCTGTTGCATCAGCCTCTGA
- the RAB25 gene encoding ras-related protein Rab-25 isoform X4, whose amino-acid sequence MGNRTEEDYNFVFKVVLIGESGVGKTNLLSRFTRNEFSHDSRTTIGVEFSTRTVMLGTAAIKAQIWDTAGLERYRAITSAALLSPCLSRPLHPNPRYYRGAVGALLVFDLTKHQTYAVVERWLKELYDHAEATIVVMLVGNKSDLHQAREVPTEEARMFAENNGLLFLETSALDSTNVELAFETVLKGK is encoded by the exons ATGGGGAACAGAACCGAGGAAGATTATAACTTTGTCTTCAAGG TGGTGCTGATCGGCGAGTCAGGCGTGGGGAAGACCAACCTGCTGTCCCGGTTCACACGCAACGAGTTCAGCCACGACAGCCGTACCACCATTGGGGTCGAGTTCTCTACCCGCACGGTCATGCTGGGCACGGCCGCCATTAAGGCTCAGATCTGGGACACAGCTGGCCTGGAGCGGTACCGAGCCATCACCTCCGC GGCTCTTCTCTCACCTTGCCTCAGTCGCCCGCTCCACCCCAACCCCAGGTACTACCGTGGTGCGGTGGGTGCCCTGCTGGTTTTTGACCTAACGAAGCACCAGACCTACGCCGTGGTGGAACGCTGGCTGAAGGAGCTATACGACCATGCTGAGGCCACTATCGTTGTCATGCTCGTGGGCAACAAGAGTGACCTCCACCAGGCCCGGGAGGTGCCCACTGAAGAGGCCCGGATGTTTGCAG AAAACAATGGGCTGCTATTCCTGGAGACCTCGGCCCTGGATTCCACCAATGTAGAGCTGGCCTTCGAGACAGTCCTCAAAG GTAAATAG